From Pan paniscus chromosome 9, NHGRI_mPanPan1-v2.0_pri, whole genome shotgun sequence, the proteins below share one genomic window:
- the APOA5 gene encoding apolipoprotein A-V, with translation MASMAAVLTWALALLSAFSATQARKGFWDYFSQTSGDKGRVEQIHQQKMAREPATLKDSLEQDLNNMNKFLEKLRPVSGSEAPRLPQDPVGMRQQLQEELEEVKARLQPYMAEAHELVGWNLEGLRQQLKPYTMDLMEQVALRVQELQEQLRVVGEDTKAQLLGGVDEARALLQGLQSRVVHHTGRFKELFHPYAESLVSGIGRHVQELHRSVAPHAPASPARLSRCVQVLSRKLTLKAKALHARIQQNLDQLREELSRAFAGTGTEEGAGPDPQMLSEEVRQRLQAFRQDTYLQIAAFTRAIDQETEEVQQQLAPPPPGHSAFAPEFQQTDSGKVLSKLQARLDDLWEDITHSLHDQGHSHLGDP, from the exons ATGGCAAGCATGGCTGCCGTGCTCACCTGGGCTCTGGCTCTTCTTTCAG CGTTTTCAGCCACCCAGGCACGGAAAGGCTTCTGGGACTACTTCAGCCAGACCAGCGGGGACAAAGGCAGGGTGGAGCAGATCCATCAGCAGAAGATGGCTCGCGAGCCCGC GACCCTGAAAGACAGCCTTGAGCAAGACCTCAACAACATGAACAAGTTCCTGGAAAAGCTGAGGCCTGTGAGTGGGAGCGAGGCTCCTCGGCTCCCACAGGACCCGGTGGGCATGCGGCAGCAGCTGCAggaggagttggaggaggtgAAGGCTCGCCTCCAGCCCTACATGGCAGAGGCGCACGAGCTGGTGGGCTGGAATTTGGAGGGCTTGCGGCAGCAACTGAAGCCCTACACGATGGATCTGATGGAGCAGGTGGCCCTGCGCGTGCAGGAGCTGCAGGAGCAGTTGCGCGTGGTGGGAGAAGACACCAAGGCCCAGCTGCTGGGGGGCGTGGACGAGGCGCGGGCTTTGCTGCAGGGACTGCAGAGCCGCGTGGTGCACCACACCGGCCGCTTCAAAGAGCTCTTCCACCCATACGCCGAGAGCCTGGTGAGCGGCATCGGGCGCCACGTGCAGGAGCTGCACCGCAGTGTGGCTCCGCACGCCCCCGCCAGCCCCGCGCGCCTCAGTCGCTGCGTGCAGGTGCTCTCCCGGAAGCTCACGCTCAAGGCCAAGGCCCTGCACGCACGCATCCAGCAGAACCTGGACCAGCTGCGCGAAGAGCTCAGCAGAGCCTTTGCAGGCACTGGGACTGAGGAAGGGGCCGGCCCGGACCCCCAGATGCTCTCCGAGGAGGTGCGCCAGCGACTTCAGGCTTTCCGCCAGGACACCTACCTGCAGATAGCTGCCTTCACTCGCGCCATCGACCAGGAGACTGAGGAGGTCCAGCAGCAGCTGGCGCCACCTCCACCAGGCCACAGTGCCTTCGCCCCAGAGTTTCAACAAACGGACAGTGGCAAGGTTCTGAGCAAGCTGCAGGCCCGTCTGGATGACCTGTGGGAAGACATCACTCACAGCCTTCATGACCAGGGCCACAGCCATCTGGGGGACCCCTGA